The following proteins come from a genomic window of bacterium:
- the pstA gene encoding phosphate ABC transporter permease PstA: MAVNTSARDSVPVMVTSLGLVLILLMLGLVLWLILSRGLASLWPHPLERFDLHDGRVVLGEVWEELEGPEGARLRLRVGNRELTGQDVVLLDLSEVSARQRPADAILVERHENGVFVGWLAGIEGPGLSLAGDSPELRRRLDEAIRASGRLDDQLRERQERARRLSLKRGRWEEKLARRDGPSPGADRLQGRMEAASVELRTLDAELDSLYVLAAQWSLVMRTSSSDNVSLPLLQVVRWVPVNELGTPARLGLYLKRLWGFLSEEPRESNTAGGVWPAIFGTVLMVLLMSLAAAPLGVMTAVYLHDYAKQGLLVRLIRLAVNNLAGVPSIVFGIFGLGFFIYFTGGSLDQLFFSERLPEPTYGTGGILWASLTLALLTLPVVVVATLEGLAAVSRTTRMAALALGATRWQMIRQVVLPNAMPGILTGLILAVSRAAGEVAPLMITGVVKLAPSLALDGDFPFLHLERKFMHLGFHIYDLGFQSPNVEAAKPMLYATALLLICMVLLLNLTAILLRNHLRKVYKQAAF; encoded by the coding sequence GTGGCCGTGAACACGTCGGCCCGGGACAGCGTGCCGGTGATGGTGACCAGCCTGGGCCTGGTGCTCATCCTCCTCATGCTGGGCCTTGTCTTGTGGCTGATCCTGTCGCGCGGACTGGCCTCCCTCTGGCCCCACCCGCTCGAGCGCTTCGACCTGCACGACGGCCGCGTCGTGTTGGGGGAGGTCTGGGAGGAACTGGAGGGACCGGAGGGCGCCCGCCTCCGCCTGCGGGTCGGCAACCGTGAACTGACCGGGCAGGATGTGGTGCTGCTCGATCTCAGCGAGGTCAGCGCGCGCCAGCGGCCCGCCGACGCCATCCTGGTCGAGCGCCACGAGAACGGAGTGTTCGTGGGCTGGCTGGCCGGGATCGAGGGGCCGGGGCTCTCGCTGGCGGGGGACAGCCCGGAACTGCGCCGCCGGCTGGATGAGGCGATCCGCGCCAGCGGGCGCCTCGACGACCAGTTGCGGGAACGCCAGGAGCGGGCCCGACGCCTCTCCCTGAAGCGCGGACGCTGGGAGGAGAAGCTGGCCCGCCGGGACGGCCCCTCTCCTGGCGCGGACCGCCTGCAGGGCCGGATGGAGGCGGCGTCGGTGGAACTGCGCACCTTGGACGCGGAGCTGGACAGCCTTTATGTCCTGGCGGCGCAGTGGAGCCTGGTGATGCGCACGTCGTCGTCGGACAACGTGTCGCTGCCGCTGCTGCAGGTGGTGCGCTGGGTGCCGGTCAACGAATTGGGGACGCCGGCGCGCCTGGGGCTCTACCTCAAGCGCCTGTGGGGCTTTCTCAGCGAGGAGCCGCGCGAGTCCAACACGGCGGGCGGCGTCTGGCCGGCCATCTTCGGCACGGTGCTCATGGTGCTGCTCATGTCGCTGGCGGCGGCCCCCCTGGGCGTGATGACCGCCGTCTACCTGCACGACTACGCCAAGCAGGGCCTGCTCGTGCGCCTCATCCGCCTGGCGGTGAACAACCTGGCCGGGGTGCCCTCCATCGTCTTCGGCATTTTCGGCCTGGGCTTCTTCATCTACTTCACAGGCGGCAGCCTCGACCAGCTCTTCTTCTCCGAGCGGCTGCCCGAACCCACCTACGGCACCGGCGGCATCCTCTGGGCCAGCCTCACCCTCGCCCTGCTCACCTTGCCCGTGGTGGTGGTGGCCACCCTGGAGGGGCTCGCCGCCGTCTCCCGCACCACGCGCATGGCCGCCCTTGCCCTGGGCGCCACGCGATGGCAGATGATCCGCCAGGTGGTGCTGCCCAACGCCATGCCCGGCATCCTGACCGGCCTCATCCTGGCCGTGAGCCGGGCCGCCGGCGAGGTGGCCCCCCTCATGATCACGGGCGTGGTCAAGCTGGCGCCCAGCCTGGCCCTGGACGGGGACTTCCCCTTCCTGCACCTGGAGCGCAAGTTCATGCACCTGGGCTTCCACATCTACGACCTGGGCTTCCAGAGCCCCAACGTGGAGGCGGCCAAGCCCATGCTCTACGCCACGGCCCTCCTTTTGATCTGCATGGTGCTCTTGCTCAACCTGACGGCGATCCTGCTGCGCAACCATTTGCGCAAGGTCTACAAACAGGCGGCCTTCTGA
- the pstB gene encoding phosphate ABC transporter ATP-binding protein PstB, which yields MMELKKPEVAERAPLEETGTAILARGVEVWYGESRSIHGVDLVIPDRRVTAFIGPSGCGKSTLLRCFNRMNDLIPDCRVTGTIQVHGRDIHAPGISLEDLRREVGMVFQKSNPFSKSIHDNVAYGPRVHGQNDRRALDEIVETCLKRVALWDEVKDRLKESALDLSGGQQQRLCIARALAVNPTVLLMDEPASALDPRSTARIEDLITELREFYTIVIVTHNMQQAARVSDHTAFLYEGNLVEFNETQRLFTKPEHEQTNDYITGRFG from the coding sequence ATGATGGAATTGAAGAAACCGGAGGTGGCGGAGCGCGCCCCGCTGGAGGAGACGGGCACGGCCATCCTGGCCCGCGGCGTGGAGGTGTGGTACGGGGAGTCGCGCTCCATCCACGGGGTGGACCTCGTCATCCCCGATCGCCGGGTGACGGCCTTCATCGGACCCTCGGGCTGCGGCAAGAGCACGCTGCTGCGCTGCTTCAACCGCATGAACGACCTCATCCCCGACTGCCGCGTGACGGGCACAATCCAGGTCCATGGGCGGGATATCCACGCCCCCGGCATCTCCCTGGAGGACCTGCGCCGCGAAGTGGGCATGGTCTTCCAGAAATCCAACCCCTTCTCCAAGTCGATCCACGACAACGTGGCCTATGGTCCCCGCGTCCACGGCCAGAACGACCGCCGCGCCCTGGACGAGATCGTCGAGACCTGCCTCAAGCGCGTCGCGCTCTGGGACGAGGTCAAGGACCGGCTGAAGGAGAGCGCCCTCGACCTGTCGGGCGGCCAGCAGCAGCGCCTGTGCATTGCCCGCGCGCTGGCCGTCAATCCCACCGTCCTGCTCATGGACGAGCCGGCCTCGGCCCTCGACCCTCGCTCCACGGCGCGCATCGAGGACCTCATCACCGAACTGCGCGAGTTCTACACCATCGTCATTGTCACGCACAACATGCAGCAGGCGGCCCGCGTCTCCGACCACACGGCCTTCCTCTACGAGGGCAACCTGGTGGAGTTCAACGAGACGCAGCGCCTTTTCACCAAGCCCGAGCACGAGCAGACCAACGACTACATCACCGGCCGCTTCGGCTGA
- the phoU gene encoding phosphate signaling complex protein PhoU has protein sequence MTKHMLRALNLLKDRVEELGRTVQRATADAVRSVIEGDQALAKRIIEGDRRIDQEEVEVEEECLKVLALHQPVATDLRLLVGILKLNNDLERIGDLAVTIAGNAGKIDLSGDARLADILQRLSGRSQDMLQLGLDSLVHQDQELARRVCADDDDVDNLYSLFRSAIQETLAAETGHNDLTRIESLMRAISVSRSLERIADHATNIAEDVIYMVSGEIPRHGALRDLRLWKDATHSPPDGSAG, from the coding sequence ATGACCAAGCACATGCTGCGCGCCCTCAACCTGCTCAAGGACCGCGTCGAGGAGCTGGGCCGCACCGTGCAGCGGGCGACCGCCGACGCCGTGCGCAGCGTGATCGAGGGCGACCAGGCCCTGGCCAAGCGCATCATCGAGGGGGACCGCCGCATCGACCAGGAGGAGGTGGAGGTGGAGGAGGAGTGCCTCAAGGTGCTCGCCCTGCACCAGCCGGTGGCCACCGACCTGCGCCTGCTGGTGGGCATTCTCAAGCTCAACAACGACCTGGAGCGCATCGGCGACCTGGCCGTGACCATCGCGGGCAACGCGGGCAAGATCGACCTGTCCGGCGACGCGCGCCTGGCGGACATCCTCCAGCGCCTCTCCGGCCGCAGCCAGGACATGCTGCAGCTGGGCCTGGACAGCCTCGTCCACCAGGACCAGGAGCTGGCGCGGCGGGTCTGTGCCGACGACGACGACGTGGACAACCTCTACTCGCTGTTCCGCTCGGCGATCCAGGAGACCCTGGCCGCGGAGACGGGCCACAACGACCTGACGCGCATCGAGAGCCTGATGCGGGCCATCAGCGTCAGCCGCAGCCTGGAGCGCATCGCCGACCACGCCACCAACATCGCCGAGGACGTCATCTACATGGTGTCGGGGGAGATTCCCCGCCACGGCGCCCTGCGCGATCTGCGTCTGTGGAAGGACGCCACCCACAGCCCGCCCGACGGGTCGGCGGGATAA